The following proteins are encoded in a genomic region of Papaver somniferum cultivar HN1 unplaced genomic scaffold, ASM357369v1 unplaced-scaffold_10, whole genome shotgun sequence:
- the LOC113326382 gene encoding uncharacterized protein LOC113326382 — protein MVASPPPSPSNVRGPKFDDSSSSLDPYDVPASDNPSTVLYSPVLTGDNYPTWSRGIARALRAKNKYGLVDGTIAKPLASDDKLPAWIRANNLVYIWIANSCEAEIKRSISWIENARDIWIDHEDRFYETNMPRIFDLKRHISTLKQEDSSISSYYTKLKSLWDEVGALTPVEPCTCGNGKQVLEQLNRDKAMEFLQGLHDIFSAVRSNILLMSPFPTLAKI, from the coding sequence ATGGttgcatcaccaccaccatctccatctaaTGTACGTGGACCTAAGTTTGATGACTCTAGCTCAAGCTTAGACCCTTATGATGTACCAGCGTCGGACAATCCGTCGACTGTGCTTTATTCCCCTGTGTTAACAGGTGATAATTATCCCACATGGTCAAGGGGTATTGCTCGGGCTTTAAGAGCCAAGAACAAATACGGCTTGGTTGATGGTACAATAGCCAAACCGTTAGCTTCTGATGACAAACTTCCAGCTTGGATTCGTGCAAACAATCTGGTTTATATTTGGATTGCCAATTCCTGTGAAGCTGAGATAAAACGAAGCATCAGTTGGATAGAAAACGCTAGGGATATTTGGATTGATCATGAGGATCGATTTTATGAAACAAATATGCCTCGAATCTTTGATTTAAAACGTCATATATCAACTCTCAAACAAGAAGATtctagtatatcttcttattACACCAAGCTTAAAAGTCTATGGGATGAAGTGGGCGCTCTTACACCGGTTGAACCTTGCACCTGCGGTAATGGAAAGCAAGTGCTTGAACAGCTCAACAGAGACAAAGCAATGGAGTTCTTACAGGGACTTCATGACATATTTTCGGCCGTAAGAAGCAACATCCTTCTTATGTCTCCTTTTCCGACGCTTGCGAAGATTTAA